GCTCGGCCCGCAGGATATCGGGATGGGCGATCAGGGCACAGTCGAGCTGGCGATCGAGCACCTCACCCAGGAGCTTCTGGCTGTGACCGGTACTGACGCGCAACTCCACCTCGGGAAAGTCGCGATGAAAGCGCGCCAGCGGAATGGGCAGGCGACTGGCGGCGGTGCTTTCCATGCTGCCCAGGCGCAGTGGCCCGCTGGCAGTGTCGGGGTGCAGCGACTGGCGCGCTTCGGCGGCCAGCGCCAGCAGTCGCTCGGCGTAAGCCAGGAAGTCACGGCCCTGGTCGGTGAGCGTCATGCGCTTGCCGTCGCGCAGGAACAGCGGCGCGCCGAGGTCGTCTTCGAGCTGGCGGATGCGCGTGGTGACATTCGACTGCACGCGTTGCAGGCGGGCGGCTGCGCGGGTGACGCTCTGCTCCTCGGCGACGCAGCGGAAGATTTCCAGACTGGAGAGATCCATTTGTATCTCTATAAGAGAATGTATTGCGAAGAATATTCTCTGTATGAGATCGTAAGTCAAGCGGCGATCTGCCGTGCCCGACGACGAGGACCCTTCAATGCGCATCACGGAACTGCTAGGCATCCAGCACCCCATCATCCAGGCTCCGATGGTCGGCGTGTCCACGCCGGCGCTGGCGGCGGCGGTGTCCAATGCCGGCGGGCTGGGCTCCATCGGCCTGGGCGCGAGCAACCCGGAGCAGGCTCGCTGCCTGTTCGAACAGACGCGCGCGCTGACCGACAAACCGCTCAATCTCAACCTGTTCTGCCATCGCCCGGCGGTCGCCGATACGGCCCGTGAGGCTGCCTGGCTGGAGCATCTGCGGCCGTTGTTCGAGGAGTTCGGTGCGCAGCCGCCCGAGCGGATCGGCGAGATCTACCGTAGCTTCCTGGCCGATCCGCAGATGCTGGAGTTTCTTCTCGATGCGCAGCCTGCAGTGGTCAGTTTCCATTTCGGCCTGCCGCCCCAGGCGTGGATCGAGCGCCTGAAGGCCG
The Pseudomonas triclosanedens DNA segment above includes these coding regions:
- a CDS encoding LysR substrate-binding domain-containing protein, yielding MDLSSLEIFRCVAEEQSVTRAAARLQRVQSNVTTRIRQLEDDLGAPLFLRDGKRMTLTDQGRDFLAYAERLLALAAEARQSLHPDTASGPLRLGSMESTAASRLPIPLARFHRDFPEVELRVSTGHSQKLLGEVLDRQLDCALIAHPDILRAEPGFEATLERGLCAEPVFREELLLVLPANHPPVARPEDVRIRTLAGFARGCTYRLLAERWLAGAPLAVQEVGSYHGILACVNAGSCIGVLPRSVLELQRDMPGLQVVPMLEVDTLLIWREGYATGAFRRWREILAARP